A window of the Streptomyces formicae genome harbors these coding sequences:
- a CDS encoding VIT1/CCC1 transporter family protein, with the protein MSIIETEATLHAAHRDNHTHRDVNGGWLRPAVFGAMDGLVSNLALMAGVAGGAVSQQAVVVTGLAGLAAGAFSMAAGEYTSVASQRELVQAELDVERRELRKHPVDEMEELAALYVARGVQPALAREVAMQLSKDPEQALEIHAREELGIDPDDLPSPTVAAVSSFGSFALGALVPVLPYLLGATTLWPAVLLALLGLFACGALVAKVTARGWWFSGLRQLALGGAAAAMTYAIGSLVGAAV; encoded by the coding sequence GTGTCCATCATCGAGACCGAGGCGACGCTTCACGCGGCGCACCGTGACAATCACACGCACCGCGATGTGAACGGCGGCTGGCTGCGTCCCGCGGTGTTCGGTGCCATGGACGGACTCGTCTCCAACCTCGCCCTGATGGCCGGCGTCGCGGGCGGGGCCGTCTCCCAGCAGGCCGTCGTCGTCACCGGGCTCGCGGGCCTCGCGGCCGGAGCCTTCTCCATGGCCGCCGGCGAGTACACGTCGGTCGCCTCGCAGCGTGAGCTCGTCCAGGCGGAACTGGACGTCGAGCGCCGTGAATTGCGCAAGCACCCGGTCGACGAGATGGAGGAGCTGGCGGCGCTGTACGTGGCCCGCGGGGTCCAGCCCGCGCTCGCCCGTGAGGTCGCCATGCAGCTCTCCAAGGACCCCGAACAGGCGCTCGAAATCCATGCCCGCGAGGAGCTTGGCATCGACCCGGACGACCTGCCGTCGCCGACCGTCGCCGCGGTCTCGTCGTTCGGCTCGTTCGCGCTCGGCGCCCTCGTGCCCGTACTGCCGTATCTCCTGGGAGCCACCACCCTGTGGCCCGCCGTGCTGCTCGCGCTGCTCGGGCTCTTCGCCTGCGGCGCGCTCGTCGCCAAGGTCACCGCGCGCGGCTGGTGGTTCAGCGGACTGCGGCAGCTCGCCCTGGGCGGTGCCGCGGCCGCCATGACGTACGCGATCGGGTCCCTGGTCGGGGCAGCCGTCTGA
- a CDS encoding ADP-ribosylglycohydrolase family protein: protein MEWIACDRARGALLGLAVGDALGAPAENMRPSEIRRRWGRIEGFVTASPAGTDDTEYAIFSGLLLARHGSALTVSHVETAWHHWIADLDEGPFRGAGFSERGTLENLRRGLAAPITAQHRHAWSDGLAMRAAPFGVFAAGDPSEAARLVAIDGCVSHDGEGIYGGQAVAAGVAAAMAGEGPAGIIGAALSVVPMDSWTARSMRRAVVAAERAEPDPLVRERTVRSAVVIGGYPWTDLAPEAVGLAFGAFAAARGDFRASVLTAVNMGRDADTTAAVAGALAGAMSGASAIPPEWADAIGPVRGSCLPSMRGYHVLDIADLLTPDDDTEALPCPPAR, encoded by the coding sequence TTGGAGTGGATTGCATGCGATCGGGCCCGTGGCGCACTGCTCGGGCTGGCGGTCGGCGATGCGCTCGGGGCTCCGGCGGAGAACATGCGGCCCTCCGAGATCCGGCGCCGGTGGGGCCGGATCGAAGGCTTCGTGACGGCCAGCCCCGCGGGCACGGACGACACGGAGTACGCGATCTTCTCCGGGCTGCTGCTCGCCAGGCACGGCTCCGCACTGACCGTCTCACATGTCGAGACGGCTTGGCATCACTGGATCGCGGACCTCGACGAGGGGCCGTTCCGGGGCGCGGGCTTCAGCGAGCGCGGAACGTTGGAGAACCTCCGCCGCGGTCTCGCCGCGCCCATCACCGCCCAGCACCGGCACGCCTGGAGCGACGGCCTGGCGATGCGGGCGGCGCCCTTCGGGGTCTTCGCGGCGGGCGACCCCTCCGAAGCCGCGCGGCTGGTCGCGATCGACGGCTGCGTCAGTCACGACGGCGAGGGCATCTACGGCGGCCAGGCGGTGGCGGCGGGCGTCGCGGCCGCGATGGCGGGCGAGGGGCCGGCCGGGATCATCGGCGCGGCGCTGTCCGTCGTACCGATGGACTCCTGGACCGCCCGCTCCATGCGGCGGGCGGTCGTCGCGGCGGAACGGGCCGAGCCCGACCCCCTGGTCCGTGAGCGCACGGTCCGCTCCGCGGTCGTCATCGGCGGCTACCCCTGGACGGACCTCGCCCCCGAGGCCGTCGGCCTGGCGTTCGGTGCGTTCGCGGCGGCGCGCGGCGACTTCCGTGCGTCGGTCCTGACCGCGGTCAACATGGGCCGCGACGCGGACACCACGGCGGCGGTCGCGGGCGCGCTGGCCGGGGCGATGTCCGGCGCCTCGGCCATCCCCCCGGAGTGGGCGGACGCCATCGGCCCGGTCCGCGGCAGCTGCCTTCCCTCCATGCGCGGCTACCACGTCCTGGACATCGCCGACCTCCTCACCCCCGACGACGACACCGAGGCCCTCCCATGCCCCCCGGCCCGCTAG
- a CDS encoding ADP-ribosylglycohydrolase family protein: protein MNPATPGPGSPQDAPPPQGLAPGTTHLHDAPGRPTGPSLPGAAPRNPGNPTEVAGPAAPDRIAPRPPEALNPAAGRGGPRGARGSDQGVGPLLRAGEGFAPVRPALRAGPAAQPLTAQLHRSRIEGLLLGLAAGDAAGWPAARHRAARMPEWTRRLTRELDTFAEQNATTTLPVPIALNQPPEPLRLGPSDDAEWAAFAAETVLTAAGAGAGEHFDGLDLTRRMRAAVDLAWNSLAGKVAAAAARAPEVESAVLPLRARISVRAGLGNLATGLRPPATGHDNPHYFDDAACVRAAVLAVVHPGNPQAAADLAEFDARYTQDGDGVHGARAMAAAVAAALGGAHVDAAVDAGLAQLPDATEIGRNARHAVKLARDADDAFSLVPLLEHQIVDHVYSYGIAAAETVPVALALATAARGEAVGAIPAAACLSRVADSAPALAGALTGALGGGAAVPAAWRDACRTLAGCTLPRLAGTDLVELAGLLAHTLRP, encoded by the coding sequence CTGAACCCGGCCACCCCGGGACCCGGCAGTCCGCAGGACGCGCCACCGCCCCAGGGCCTCGCACCGGGCACCACCCACCTGCACGACGCCCCGGGCCGACCGACCGGGCCGAGCCTGCCCGGGGCAGCACCGCGTAACCCGGGCAACCCGACCGAAGTGGCCGGGCCCGCGGCACCGGACCGCATCGCACCCCGCCCGCCGGAAGCCCTGAACCCGGCCGCCGGGCGGGGCGGACCGCGCGGCGCGCGGGGCTCGGACCAGGGCGTCGGCCCGTTGCTCAGGGCGGGCGAAGGATTCGCCCCGGTCCGCCCGGCCCTCCGCGCCGGCCCGGCGGCGCAGCCGCTCACCGCGCAGCTCCACCGGAGCCGTATCGAGGGGCTCCTCCTCGGGCTCGCCGCGGGCGACGCCGCCGGGTGGCCGGCGGCGCGCCACCGCGCCGCTCGGATGCCCGAGTGGACCCGTCGGCTCACGCGCGAGCTCGACACCTTCGCCGAGCAGAACGCCACGACCACCCTCCCCGTCCCCATCGCCCTCAACCAGCCCCCCGAGCCCCTCCGCCTCGGCCCCTCGGACGACGCCGAGTGGGCGGCCTTCGCCGCCGAGACCGTGCTCACCGCCGCGGGCGCCGGTGCCGGCGAGCATTTCGACGGCCTCGATCTGACCCGCCGTATGCGCGCCGCCGTCGATCTCGCCTGGAACTCCCTCGCCGGCAAGGTCGCCGCGGCCGCCGCCCGCGCCCCCGAGGTCGAGTCCGCCGTCCTGCCGCTGCGCGCCCGTATCTCCGTACGCGCCGGTCTCGGCAACCTCGCCACGGGTCTGCGCCCGCCCGCCACCGGCCACGACAACCCGCACTACTTCGACGACGCCGCCTGCGTGCGCGCCGCCGTCCTCGCCGTCGTGCACCCCGGCAACCCGCAGGCCGCCGCCGACCTCGCCGAGTTCGACGCCCGCTACACCCAGGACGGCGACGGCGTCCACGGCGCCCGCGCGATGGCCGCCGCCGTCGCGGCGGCGCTCGGCGGGGCGCACGTCGACGCCGCCGTGGACGCCGGCCTCGCCCAGCTCCCCGACGCCACCGAGATCGGCCGCAACGCCCGGCATGCCGTCAAGCTCGCCCGCGACGCCGACGACGCGTTCTCCCTCGTGCCGCTCCTGGAGCACCAGATCGTCGACCACGTCTACAGCTACGGCATCGCCGCGGCCGAGACCGTCCCCGTCGCCCTCGCCCTCGCCACCGCAGCCCGCGGCGAGGCCGTCGGCGCGATCCCCGCCGCCGCCTGCCTCTCCCGTGTCGCCGACTCCGCGCCCGCCCTCGCCGGGGCGCTGACCGGCGCACTCGGCGGCGGGGCGGCCGTACCCGCCGCCTGGCGCGACGCCTGCCGCACCCTCGCCGGCTGCACACTCCCCCGCCTCGCCGGCACCGACCTGGTCGAGCTCGCGGGGCTCCTCGCGCACACGCTGCGCCCGTAG
- a CDS encoding ADP-ribosylglycohydrolase family protein has protein sequence MALTPLDDRITGSLVGAAVGDALGGPVEGYTPEQIVERHGGRVRGIVGPWHGDDWRTARPIAPYHKGDGHVTDDTLMTHALVRVYGTVRDHLDAYAVADHLVPDLIANPRWIPELETEALPLQRIFLAEKWLAARLHYGHVDPREAGTGNIVNCGAAMYMAPVGLVNAANPAAAYAEALDVAGAHQSSYGREAAGVFAAAVAAACAPDATPGGVVEACLALAKDGTRSAIEAVSEVAARHSDFESALGPLREAVAPFDTVGPDYRAPSLAARRPSRLHSIEELPVALGMLLVGDGDYRRTVLGSVNYGRDCDSIATMSGAIAGALYGEEPIPPDWAKTVAEASRLDLHAPARALTEVAYEVFARDTERRRAHETAFARLTNADVR, from the coding sequence ATGGCACTCACACCACTCGATGACCGGATCACGGGCTCCCTCGTCGGCGCGGCTGTCGGCGACGCCCTCGGCGGCCCGGTCGAGGGCTACACCCCCGAGCAGATCGTGGAACGCCACGGCGGCCGTGTCCGCGGCATCGTCGGCCCCTGGCACGGCGACGACTGGCGCACGGCCCGCCCCATCGCGCCGTACCACAAGGGTGACGGGCACGTCACCGACGACACCCTGATGACGCACGCCCTCGTCCGCGTCTACGGGACCGTGCGCGACCACCTCGACGCCTACGCCGTCGCCGACCATCTCGTTCCCGACCTGATCGCCAACCCTCGGTGGATCCCGGAGCTGGAGACCGAGGCGCTCCCCCTCCAGCGGATCTTCCTCGCCGAGAAGTGGCTCGCGGCCCGGCTGCACTACGGTCACGTCGACCCGCGCGAGGCGGGCACCGGCAACATCGTCAACTGCGGTGCCGCGATGTACATGGCGCCGGTCGGCCTGGTCAACGCCGCCAACCCGGCGGCCGCGTACGCCGAGGCGCTGGACGTCGCGGGCGCCCACCAGTCCTCGTACGGCCGCGAGGCGGCGGGGGTCTTCGCGGCGGCGGTCGCGGCGGCCTGCGCGCCGGACGCGACCCCGGGCGGTGTCGTCGAAGCGTGTCTCGCCCTCGCCAAGGACGGCACCCGCTCGGCGATCGAGGCGGTGTCCGAAGTGGCCGCCCGCCACAGCGACTTCGAGTCGGCGCTGGGTCCGCTGCGCGAGGCCGTCGCGCCCTTCGACACCGTCGGCCCCGACTACCGCGCGCCGTCGCTCGCCGCCCGCCGCCCCTCGCGGCTGCACTCCATCGAGGAACTGCCCGTCGCCCTGGGCATGCTGCTCGTCGGCGACGGCGACTACCGCCGTACGGTGCTCGGCTCCGTCAACTACGGCCGTGACTGCGACTCGATCGCCACGATGTCCGGCGCGATCGCGGGCGCGCTGTACGGCGAGGAGCCGATCCCGCCCGACTGGGCGAAGACCGTGGCCGAGGCCAGCCGCCTCGACCTGCACGCCCCGGCGCGGGCCCTGACGGAGGTCGCGTACGAGGTATTCGCCCGCGACACCGAACGCCGCCGCGCCCACGAGACGGCCTTCGCCCGCCTGACGAACGCCGACGTCCGGTGA
- a CDS encoding ADP-ribosylglycohydrolase family protein gives MDPVDPGLRLTWVQPEDLVGHELRQAAEDGRDASSVAARWHAAGGSPAPPSAGASPTAASPRLRALAARLLDELAEFPSPLAELEPTPLDEIRASCPDWPQPAAPLTANHPEAPAPAGGPGNGTDPLLDRLHAAWLGRAAGCLLGKPVEKLPLHAIRALARAAGNWPLNTWFTEKGVPAELLAAHPWNRRSAATSLAENIDGMPEDDDLNYPLLDLLLLQRYGHGFRTADVARLWLDELPAGRTFTAERVAYRNLLDGIEPPLTAAHRNPFREWIGAAIRADVHGWTHPGDPAAAAEQAHRDAALTHTANGVYGAMFVAAALAEAATGAADVHQCLHTGLRVVPPRSRLAEAVRSAIETATAHADFDDVVDRLHAAHGTYHWVHAVPNAALLAAALTHADGDFTGSVCRAVSGGWDTDSNGATAGSLAGLLAGHPGRLPERWTAPLRNRLATSVAGFDGTGFDTLAHLTFQEVLRP, from the coding sequence GTGGACCCGGTGGACCCCGGCCTGCGTCTCACCTGGGTCCAGCCCGAGGACCTCGTCGGCCACGAACTCCGCCAGGCCGCCGAGGACGGCCGCGATGCCTCGTCCGTCGCCGCCCGCTGGCACGCGGCGGGCGGCTCCCCCGCACCACCGTCGGCGGGCGCCTCGCCCACTGCGGCATCCCCCCGCCTCCGTGCCCTGGCCGCACGGCTCCTCGACGAACTGGCCGAATTCCCCAGCCCCTTGGCGGAGCTGGAGCCGACCCCGCTCGACGAGATCCGCGCGAGCTGCCCCGACTGGCCGCAGCCCGCCGCGCCGCTCACGGCGAACCACCCGGAAGCACCCGCACCCGCCGGTGGGCCGGGAAACGGCACCGACCCGCTCCTGGACCGTCTGCACGCCGCCTGGCTCGGCCGCGCCGCCGGCTGCCTCCTCGGCAAACCCGTCGAGAAGCTCCCCCTGCACGCCATCCGCGCCCTCGCCCGCGCCGCGGGCAACTGGCCGCTCAACACCTGGTTCACCGAGAAGGGCGTGCCCGCCGAACTGCTCGCCGCCCACCCCTGGAACCGCCGTTCCGCCGCCACCTCGCTCGCCGAGAACATCGACGGCATGCCCGAGGACGACGACCTCAACTACCCCCTCCTCGACCTGCTCCTCCTCCAGCGGTACGGACACGGCTTCCGCACGGCCGACGTCGCCCGGCTCTGGCTGGACGAACTGCCCGCCGGCCGCACCTTCACCGCCGAGCGCGTCGCGTACCGCAACCTCCTCGACGGGATCGAGCCGCCGCTCACCGCCGCCCACCGCAACCCGTTCCGCGAGTGGATCGGCGCGGCCATCCGCGCGGACGTGCACGGGTGGACGCACCCGGGCGACCCGGCGGCGGCCGCCGAGCAGGCGCACCGGGACGCGGCGCTCACGCACACCGCCAACGGCGTGTACGGCGCGATGTTCGTAGCGGCGGCACTCGCCGAGGCGGCGACCGGCGCCGCGGACGTGCACCAGTGCCTGCACACCGGCCTCCGGGTCGTCCCGCCCCGCTCGCGCCTCGCCGAGGCCGTCCGCTCCGCCATCGAGACCGCCACCGCGCACGCCGACTTCGACGACGTCGTGGACCGTCTGCACGCCGCCCACGGCACGTATCACTGGGTGCATGCCGTCCCCAACGCCGCCCTCCTCGCCGCCGCGCTCACCCACGCCGACGGCGACTTCACGGGCTCCGTCTGCCGCGCCGTGTCCGGCGGCTGGGACACGGACTCCAACGGCGCCACCGCCGGATCCCTCGCCGGGCTGCTCGCCGGGCACCCCGGCCGGCTGCCCGAGCGCTGGACCGCTCCGCTCAGGAACCGGCTCGCCACCAGCGTCGCCGGGTTCGACGGCACCGGCTTCGACACCCTCGCCCACCTGACCTTCCAGGAGGTTCTCCGCCCATGA
- the rbsK gene encoding ribokinase — MTGIVVLGSTNMDLVAYVAKAPQRGETVTGREFRTVPGGKGANQAVAAARAGGDVSMIGAVGTDDFGVRLRAALDGSGVDTDRLRTADGPSGTAHIVVDDEGGNAIVVVPGANGTVDHLAPGDEAVIAAADALLLQLELPLAGVIAGAEAARRHGVRTVLTPAPAQPLPPELLAATDLLVPNEHEAAVLAGTTDPGAAAEALLRQVPEVVITLGAAGSLYAARGAEPVTVRAPRVRAVDTTAAGDTFVGALAVAIVEGRPMPAAMAWASAAAALSVQRPGASSSMPYRPEIDEAADADHSPVNH; from the coding sequence ATGACCGGCATCGTGGTGCTCGGCAGCACCAACATGGACCTCGTCGCCTATGTCGCGAAGGCCCCCCAGCGTGGGGAGACCGTCACGGGACGCGAGTTCCGTACGGTCCCCGGCGGCAAGGGTGCCAACCAGGCCGTCGCCGCCGCCCGTGCCGGCGGCGACGTGTCGATGATCGGGGCCGTCGGCACCGACGACTTCGGCGTACGCCTGCGGGCCGCGCTCGACGGCTCGGGCGTCGACACCGATCGCCTGCGCACCGCCGACGGCCCCTCCGGCACCGCCCACATCGTCGTGGACGACGAGGGCGGCAACGCGATCGTCGTCGTCCCGGGCGCCAACGGCACCGTCGACCACCTCGCCCCCGGCGACGAGGCCGTCATCGCCGCCGCGGACGCTCTCCTCCTCCAGCTCGAACTCCCGCTCGCCGGTGTGATCGCCGGTGCCGAGGCGGCCCGCCGCCACGGGGTACGGACCGTCCTGACGCCGGCGCCCGCCCAGCCCCTGCCGCCCGAACTGCTCGCGGCCACCGACCTGTTGGTGCCGAACGAGCACGAGGCCGCCGTCCTCGCCGGCACCACCGACCCGGGCGCCGCCGCCGAGGCCCTGCTCCGCCAGGTGCCCGAGGTGGTGATCACCCTCGGCGCGGCGGGCAGCCTGTATGCCGCCCGCGGCGCGGAACCCGTCACCGTCCGCGCCCCCCGCGTCCGCGCCGTCGACACGACCGCCGCGGGCGACACCTTCGTCGGCGCTCTCGCCGTGGCGATCGTCGAGGGCAGGCCGATGCCCGCCGCGATGGCCTGGGCATCGGCGGCCGCGGCGCTCTCCGTCCAGCGCCCGGGCGCCTCTTCCTCGATGCCGTACCGGCCGGAGATCGACGAGGCGGCGGACGCCGACCACAGTCCGGTCAACCACTGA
- a CDS encoding CaiB/BaiF CoA transferase family protein, which yields MHDPDADGVAAPHPAGSAGDTGPGPLSGLRVLDLATLFAGPLAATMLGDFGADVIKVEHPRRPDPSRGHGPAKDGVGLWWKLLGRNKRTITLDLSTPGGRETLLRLAATADVLIENFRPGTLEKWRLGWAELSAANPRLVLARVTGFGQFGPYSHRPGFGTLAEAMSGFAAITGEPEGPPTLPPFGLADSIAALATSYAVMTALTARAATGRGQVVDMAIIEPILSVLGPQPLWYDQLGYVQPRCGNRSRNNAPRNTYRAADGSWLAVSTSAQSVAERVMRLVGRPELTGEPWFATGSGRAEHTDVLDEAVGAWIARHTRDEVIDAFEKAEAAVAPVYDIRDVMDDPQYRALDSVTEVPDPELGPIRMQNILFRLSETPGGIRWAGRPHGADTDAVLGELGLTPARIAALRDEGVL from the coding sequence ATGCACGACCCCGACGCCGACGGTGTCGCCGCCCCTCACCCCGCGGGAAGCGCCGGTGACACCGGACCCGGTCCGCTCTCCGGGCTGCGCGTCCTCGATCTCGCGACCCTCTTCGCCGGGCCGCTGGCCGCGACGATGCTCGGCGACTTCGGCGCCGACGTCATCAAGGTCGAGCACCCCCGCAGACCCGACCCGTCACGCGGGCACGGCCCGGCCAAGGACGGCGTCGGGCTGTGGTGGAAGCTGCTCGGCCGCAACAAGCGCACCATCACACTCGACCTGTCCACACCCGGCGGCCGCGAGACCCTTCTCCGGCTCGCCGCCACCGCCGATGTCCTGATCGAGAACTTCCGCCCCGGCACCCTGGAGAAGTGGCGGCTCGGCTGGGCGGAGCTGAGCGCCGCCAACCCCCGTCTGGTGCTGGCCCGGGTCACCGGCTTCGGCCAGTTCGGCCCGTACTCCCATCGCCCAGGCTTCGGCACGCTCGCCGAGGCGATGAGCGGCTTCGCCGCCATCACCGGCGAACCCGAAGGTCCGCCCACGCTCCCTCCCTTCGGCCTCGCCGACTCGATCGCCGCGCTCGCCACCTCCTACGCCGTCATGACCGCGCTCACCGCCCGCGCGGCGACCGGGCGCGGCCAGGTCGTCGACATGGCCATCATCGAACCGATCCTCAGCGTCCTTGGCCCGCAGCCGCTCTGGTACGACCAGCTCGGCTACGTCCAGCCGCGCTGCGGCAACCGCTCCCGCAACAACGCCCCCCGCAACACCTACCGGGCCGCCGACGGCAGCTGGCTCGCCGTCTCCACCTCCGCCCAGTCCGTCGCCGAACGCGTCATGCGGCTGGTCGGCCGGCCGGAGCTGACGGGCGAGCCCTGGTTCGCCACGGGCAGCGGGCGGGCCGAGCACACCGACGTGCTCGACGAGGCGGTGGGCGCGTGGATCGCCCGGCACACACGCGACGAGGTCATCGACGCGTTCGAGAAGGCGGAGGCCGCGGTCGCGCCCGTCTACGACATCCGCGATGTCATGGACGATCCCCAGTACCGCGCGCTGGACAGCGTCACCGAGGTGCCCGACCCCGAACTCGGGCCGATCCGTATGCAGAACATCCTCTTCCGCCTTTCCGAGACTCCTGGTGGCATCCGCTGGGCCGGCCGGCCGCACGGTGCGGACACGGACGCGGTCCTCGGCGAGCTGGGGCTCACCCCCGCCCGTATCGCCGCGCTGCGCGACGAAGGCGTGCTATGA
- a CDS encoding HpcH/HpaI aldolase/citrate lyase family protein has product MTAHAHPHGAESFGITPETTPLTWLYAPGDHPDVVRKALSCGADIVIVDLEDAVPPDRKQYALEATAELLTSPQAVPVHVRIHAEQDIPALAGLPGLSALRIPKVTHATDIRRPAALAPGTGLYALLESASGVEHAYAIATADPAVRGIALGEADLRADLGVRDDRGLDWPRSRIVVAARAAGLAPPPQSVYPDIRDLDGLAESCAHGRAVGFLGRAAIHPRQLPVIERAYLPSQEEVEEAEEIVQAAETDAGALALPDGRFVDAAVVATAHRTLCLARRGA; this is encoded by the coding sequence ATGACGGCGCACGCCCACCCCCACGGCGCCGAATCCTTCGGCATCACCCCCGAAACCACCCCGCTCACCTGGCTGTACGCGCCTGGGGACCATCCCGACGTCGTCCGCAAGGCGCTCTCCTGCGGCGCCGACATCGTGATCGTCGATCTCGAGGACGCGGTCCCGCCCGACCGCAAGCAGTACGCCCTCGAAGCGACCGCCGAACTGCTCACCTCCCCCCAGGCGGTGCCCGTCCATGTCCGGATCCACGCAGAGCAGGACATCCCGGCGCTGGCCGGACTCCCCGGCCTGTCCGCCCTGCGTATCCCCAAGGTGACACACGCCACTGACATCCGGCGTCCGGCGGCGCTCGCACCGGGGACGGGGCTCTACGCACTGCTGGAGTCGGCGTCCGGCGTCGAGCACGCCTATGCGATCGCGACCGCCGACCCGGCGGTGCGGGGCATCGCGCTCGGCGAGGCGGACCTCCGGGCCGACCTGGGGGTACGGGACGACCGGGGCCTCGACTGGCCGCGCAGCCGCATCGTGGTGGCGGCCCGCGCGGCCGGACTCGCCCCGCCCCCGCAGTCGGTCTACCCCGACATCCGCGACCTGGACGGCCTGGCAGAGTCCTGCGCCCATGGCCGCGCCGTCGGCTTCCTGGGCCGGGCGGCGATCCACCCCCGCCAGCTGCCGGTCATCGAGCGCGCCTATCTGCCGAGTCAGGAGGAGGTGGAGGAGGCGGAGGAGATCGTCCAGGCGGCGGAGACGGACGCGGGGGCGCTGGCGCTGCCGGACGGCCGCTTCGTCGACGCGGCGGTGGTGGCGACGGCGCACCGCACCCTCTGCCTGGCCCGCCGCGGCGCCTGA
- the lgt gene encoding prolipoprotein diacylglyceryl transferase has translation MDLAYIPSPSTGVINLGPVPLRGYAFCIIIGVFVAVWYGNKRWLARGGKAGTVADIAVWAVPFGLIGGRLYHVITDYQLYFSEGENWVDAFKIWEGGLGIWGAIALGAVGAWIGCRRRGIPLPAYADAIAPAIALAQAIGRWGNWFNQELFGRPTDLPWAVRIDPDKPGTIEGATLYHPTFLYESLWCIGVALLVIWADRRFRLGHGRAFALYVAAYCAGRAWIEYMRVDEAHLILGLRLNVWTAIVVFVLAVAYIVLSARLRPGREEVVEPQKATAAAPDAPDDAPADRSASGTDPLDKGLDPEDKGLDADPADSGSAPKS, from the coding sequence ATGGACCTTGCCTACATTCCCAGCCCGTCGACCGGTGTGATCAACCTCGGACCGGTTCCGCTGCGCGGCTATGCCTTCTGCATCATCATCGGCGTGTTCGTCGCTGTCTGGTACGGCAACAAGCGCTGGCTCGCCCGCGGCGGCAAAGCCGGAACGGTGGCCGACATCGCCGTCTGGGCGGTGCCCTTCGGCCTGATCGGCGGCCGTCTGTACCACGTGATCACCGACTACCAGCTGTACTTCAGCGAGGGTGAGAACTGGGTCGACGCGTTCAAGATCTGGGAGGGCGGCCTCGGCATCTGGGGCGCGATCGCCCTCGGCGCGGTCGGCGCCTGGATCGGCTGCCGCCGGCGGGGCATCCCGCTGCCGGCCTACGCGGACGCGATCGCGCCCGCCATCGCCCTCGCGCAGGCGATCGGGCGCTGGGGCAACTGGTTCAACCAGGAGCTGTTCGGCCGCCCCACCGATCTGCCGTGGGCGGTGCGGATCGACCCGGACAAGCCCGGCACGATCGAGGGCGCGACCCTCTACCACCCGACGTTCCTGTACGAGTCGCTGTGGTGCATCGGCGTCGCCCTGCTGGTCATCTGGGCCGACCGCCGCTTCCGGCTCGGGCACGGGCGGGCCTTCGCGCTGTACGTCGCCGCCTACTGCGCGGGCCGCGCCTGGATCGAGTACATGCGCGTGGACGAGGCGCACCTCATCCTGGGCCTGCGGCTGAACGTCTGGACCGCCATCGTCGTCTTCGTGCTCGCGGTGGCCTACATCGTGCTCTCGGCGCGGCTGCGGCCGGGCCGTGAGGAGGTCGTGGAGCCCCAGAAGGCCACGGCTGCAGCTCCGGACGCTCCGGACGACGCCCCGGCGGACCGGTCCGCGTCCGGGACCGACCCGCTGGACAAGGGCCTCGACCCCGAGGACAAGGGGCTCGACGCCGACCCGGCGGACTCCGGATCCGCCCCCAAGAGCTGA
- a CDS encoding DsbA family protein, translating to MIVSENNRDGNRAARERLLQQRELDKAREKRRRLLIVSAAVVGVLGLAAVVGVIAAGTGGKDDASEAGPVIAPSGAEGEEQLALPAGASDAPSTLTIWEDFRCPACAVFENGFRDTIHELTDAGQLRVEYRLATLIDGRFGGSGSLRAANAAACAQDAGKFVPYHDVLYQNQPPETDDAFGNNARLVELAGKVEGLDTPAFRSCVEQGRHDSWVNKSAEVFRNGDFSGTPTVLLNGEPVFPQKGTEQISPENLKKWVTEANEGKKPGTAQPPAPAAS from the coding sequence GTGATCGTGAGCGAGAACAACCGTGACGGAAATCGGGCCGCGCGAGAGCGGCTGCTGCAGCAACGTGAGCTGGACAAGGCGCGCGAGAAGCGACGGCGCCTGCTGATCGTGTCGGCGGCCGTGGTCGGCGTGCTCGGCCTGGCCGCTGTCGTCGGCGTGATCGCGGCCGGCACCGGCGGCAAGGACGACGCCTCCGAGGCCGGGCCGGTCATCGCGCCCAGCGGAGCCGAGGGCGAGGAGCAGCTCGCCCTCCCGGCCGGTGCGAGCGACGCGCCGTCCACGCTCACGATCTGGGAGGACTTCCGCTGCCCGGCCTGCGCCGTGTTCGAGAACGGGTTCCGGGACACGATCCATGAGCTCACGGACGCCGGGCAGCTCCGGGTCGAGTACCGCCTGGCCACGCTCATCGACGGACGCTTCGGCGGGAGCGGCTCCCTGCGCGCGGCGAACGCGGCGGCGTGCGCGCAGGACGCCGGGAAGTTCGTGCCGTACCACGACGTGCTGTACCAGAACCAGCCGCCGGAGACGGACGACGCTTTCGGGAACAACGCCAGACTGGTCGAGCTGGCGGGCAAGGTCGAAGGGCTCGACACGCCCGCCTTCCGCAGCTGCGTGGAGCAGGGCCGGCACGACAGCTGGGTGAACAAGTCGGCGGAGGTCTTCCGCAACGGAGACTTCAGCGGCACGCCGACGGTGCTGCTCAACGGGGAACCGGTCTTCCCGCAGAAGGGCACCGAGCAGATCAGCCCGGAGAACCTGAAGAAGTGGGTCACCGAGGCGAACGAGGGCAAGAAGCCGGGGACGGCGCAGCCGCCCGCGCCCGCGGCCTCCTGA